In Ignavibacteria bacterium, a single genomic region encodes these proteins:
- the groES gene encoding co-chaperone GroES: MNIKPLADRVVVLPSKAEEKTASGIIIPDTAKEKPMQGVIVAVGKGRVADDGKVTALEVKVGDKILYGKYSGTEVTIDNEEYLIMRESDIYAII, encoded by the coding sequence ATAAACATTAAACCCTTAGCTGATAGGGTTGTTGTTTTGCCTTCAAAAGCTGAAGAAAAAACTGCTTCAGGTATCATTATTCCCGATACCGCAAAGGAAAAACCAATGCAGGGTGTTATTGTTGCAGTCGGTAAAGGTAGAGTTGCCGATGACGGTAAAGTCACTGCACTCGAAGTTAAAGTTGGAGATAAAATTCTCTATGGCAAATATTCCGGTACCGAAGTTACTATCGATAACGAGGAATATTTAATCATGAGAGAGTCAGACATTTATGCAATTATCTAA
- a CDS encoding S8 family serine peptidase yields MKKLISILFTAVIVIIITLGTKTEYSKISDSVKNALDYSNEDKLIVYVYFKDKGPNAEQLLNDPLLLVSEKSLERRKKVLPQNKLVDITDVPVYNPYVNQVAAKTINVRHQLKWFNCISVEASKSQVLDIAALEFVEKIELVERYRKVQENDEMTTVNVPIYESDSPLLDSLNYGSSLNQDSLIKVNRVHNQGIYGQGITVANFDAGYQNLNHEAFTTYPMKIWKKKDFHTGDTVTLASHSHGQATLSLVGGYKPGSLISPAFASIYVLCRTEVDPGETPLEMDHWAAAAQWVDSLGVDVITSSLGYLEFDSPYTSLTWQDMNGHTALITNAADLAVYKGIAVFNSAGNNYEDVHNTLGAPADGDSVITVGALNSSGVRASYSSVGPTTDNPPRIKPDIMTRGSGNQVATSSGYSTFGSGTSWACPMAAGVGAMMLSANKNITPIQVRDIMRKFASNTASPNNQIGWGTINAEKSVDSVRKMDNELPTILHTQPFTSTTNTGALSFKARMFDNGIIRQWANEAPRLYYRKNTGSGWSSWSFVNKTSSNLDTFYFQIPGSVLGTAVQYYFAAQDIALPTAKISTYPQGGSGINPPGATPPAEFFQFVVGTTSISGIGTDMPKEYKLFNNYPNPFNPSTEIKYDLPMSSIVKLRIYDINGRMVKELVNQVQAAGSYKARFDATGFSSGIYFYQLSAGDFKAQNKMLLVK; encoded by the coding sequence ATGAAGAAATTAATATCTATTCTATTTACAGCAGTTATTGTAATTATTATTACATTAGGAACAAAAACCGAATATTCGAAGATCTCGGATTCTGTTAAGAATGCTTTAGATTATTCAAATGAGGATAAACTCATTGTTTATGTATATTTTAAAGATAAGGGACCAAATGCAGAGCAACTGCTGAATGATCCGCTTCTACTCGTATCAGAAAAGTCACTTGAGAGGAGAAAGAAAGTATTACCACAGAATAAGTTAGTAGATATAACAGACGTACCAGTTTACAATCCATACGTAAACCAAGTTGCAGCAAAGACGATAAATGTAAGACACCAGTTAAAGTGGTTTAATTGCATTTCCGTTGAAGCGTCAAAATCGCAGGTGCTTGATATAGCTGCACTCGAATTTGTTGAAAAAATTGAGCTTGTTGAAAGGTACAGAAAAGTACAAGAAAATGATGAGATGACAACAGTAAACGTACCAATTTATGAATCTGATTCACCTTTGCTTGATTCATTAAATTACGGATCTAGTTTAAATCAGGATTCACTAATAAAAGTAAACAGAGTACATAACCAAGGAATATACGGACAGGGAATTACGGTAGCAAACTTTGATGCAGGTTATCAGAATTTAAACCATGAGGCATTTACCACATACCCGATGAAAATCTGGAAGAAGAAAGATTTTCATACAGGGGATACAGTAACACTTGCGTCACATTCACACGGACAGGCGACATTATCGTTAGTAGGCGGATACAAACCAGGTTCATTAATCAGTCCTGCTTTTGCTTCGATATACGTACTGTGCAGAACAGAGGTTGATCCAGGGGAAACACCTTTAGAAATGGACCACTGGGCAGCAGCTGCACAATGGGTTGACAGTCTTGGAGTAGATGTTATAACAAGTTCATTAGGCTATCTTGAGTTTGATTCACCATATACAAGTCTTACATGGCAAGATATGAACGGACATACAGCTCTTATAACGAATGCTGCAGATCTGGCTGTTTATAAAGGGATTGCAGTGTTTAATTCAGCAGGTAACAATTATGAAGATGTACATAACACATTAGGTGCTCCAGCAGACGGTGACAGCGTGATAACAGTAGGTGCACTAAATAGTTCCGGAGTTAGAGCATCATACAGTTCAGTAGGACCGACAACCGACAATCCACCGCGAATAAAGCCAGATATAATGACTCGCGGCTCAGGGAATCAGGTAGCGACAAGTTCAGGATATTCAACATTTGGCAGCGGTACATCATGGGCATGTCCTATGGCAGCCGGTGTTGGAGCGATGATGCTTTCTGCAAATAAAAACATTACTCCAATACAAGTTAGAGATATTATGAGAAAGTTTGCAAGCAATACTGCAAGTCCTAATAACCAGATAGGATGGGGTACCATTAATGCTGAAAAATCGGTTGATTCTGTAAGGAAAATGGATAACGAACTACCGACGATACTGCATACACAACCTTTTACATCAACAACTAATACAGGCGCTTTGTCTTTTAAAGCAAGAATGTTTGATAATGGAATAATAAGACAATGGGCTAACGAAGCACCTCGACTATATTACAGAAAGAATACAGGGAGCGGATGGAGTTCATGGAGTTTTGTGAATAAAACCTCATCAAATCTTGACACGTTTTATTTTCAAATACCGGGAAGTGTACTTGGTACCGCAGTTCAGTATTATTTTGCGGCTCAGGACATAGCTTTACCCACAGCAAAAATATCAACGTACCCACAAGGAGGAAGCGGAATAAATCCCCCGGGAGCGACACCACCTGCTGAGTTTTTTCAGTTCGTAGTAGGTACAACTTCAATAAGCGGAATAGGAACTGATATGCCAAAGGAATATAAACTGTTTAATAATTATCCGAATCCGTTTAATCCATCGACAGAGATAAAATATGATTTACCGATGTCATCGATTGTTAAGCTCAGAATATATGATATTAACGGAAGGATGGTCAAAGAACTTGTAAATCAGGTTCAGGCAGCGGGAAGTTATAAGGCAAGGTTTGATGCGACAGGATTTTCTTCGGGAATATATTTTTATCAATTAAGTGCAGGTGATTTTAAAGCACAGAATAAAATGCTGTTAGTGAAATAG
- a CDS encoding PP2C family protein-serine/threonine phosphatase — protein MDNLTNKQLELNSLIEFSQLINTNLNLEFILGNILLSIMGKMMITKGSVLIKCETPDCDDKTFYVKAVKGISTNTVGNRLSFEIPKDPEFDIKDVPNVDFFVSNKLKFFYKIYFIEKLLGILCLGKKLTNEELTKHENIFIQTLLNLSSPTIENSIRFEEIKLLNRNMSTQIQHLRSLFELSKEFNSNFQDRDSIIKLLKYSLLGNFGIKDYVWIAKDKDYGYKIVESSVNVNPDTVLLEELDIFIEPEIVEVNSDIPMKRRLFEEGFRLIIPIKTNNVVETIVLLGAKLNKSPFVLSDIQFLESLINLSVISLDNTVLFNEFLKKQKIESELNVAREIQVAMLPKEIPQIKGYTVSGCNIPALHVGGDYYDIIKVDEDKFILVIADVSGKGTPASLLMANIQSAVHSFLKFYDEDFKLELATQKINELIFANTNSEKFITFFWGILDVSSGSFTYVNAGHNPPVLIKNDNVVNLDKGGLMLGVVDCGMNYSFENVRIDSNDVLVLYTDGVSEARNTAKEEYGEERIISVVKKFRNNSSEEIQNLLLDDIKLFTNGENQYDDITMIFLKKN, from the coding sequence ATGGATAACTTAACCAATAAACAGCTTGAATTAAATTCGCTGATTGAATTCTCACAGCTGATAAACACTAATCTCAATCTTGAGTTTATTCTCGGAAATATTCTTCTGAGTATTATGGGAAAAATGATGATTACAAAAGGTTCGGTTTTAATTAAATGCGAAACCCCGGATTGTGATGATAAAACGTTTTATGTCAAAGCAGTAAAAGGAATCAGTACAAACACTGTTGGTAATAGATTGTCGTTCGAAATTCCCAAAGATCCCGAATTCGATATTAAAGATGTTCCGAATGTTGATTTCTTCGTCAGCAACAAACTTAAGTTTTTCTATAAAATATATTTTATTGAGAAACTTCTTGGAATTTTATGCCTCGGTAAAAAACTTACAAATGAAGAACTGACTAAACATGAGAATATTTTTATTCAAACATTATTGAACCTATCTTCCCCTACTATAGAAAACTCCATTCGGTTTGAAGAAATAAAACTGCTCAACAGGAATATGAGCACACAAATCCAGCACCTGCGCTCACTGTTTGAACTTAGCAAAGAATTTAACTCAAATTTTCAGGACAGGGACAGTATAATAAAACTTCTTAAATATTCACTTCTCGGTAATTTCGGTATTAAAGATTACGTGTGGATTGCAAAAGATAAAGATTATGGTTATAAAATTGTTGAGTCATCTGTTAATGTAAATCCTGATACTGTCCTTCTTGAAGAACTCGATATCTTTATCGAACCCGAGATAGTTGAAGTTAATAGCGATATACCAATGAAAAGAAGGCTGTTTGAAGAAGGCTTTAGGCTTATTATCCCAATTAAAACAAACAATGTTGTTGAAACAATTGTACTTCTTGGTGCTAAACTAAATAAATCTCCTTTCGTGTTAAGTGATATACAGTTTCTCGAATCACTTATAAACCTTTCGGTTATTTCCCTTGATAATACTGTCCTGTTCAATGAGTTTCTTAAAAAACAGAAAATTGAAAGTGAGTTGAACGTTGCAAGGGAAATACAGGTTGCTATGCTCCCGAAAGAAATCCCGCAGATAAAAGGGTATACCGTATCAGGCTGCAATATTCCCGCGCTTCACGTTGGCGGTGATTACTACGATATAATAAAAGTCGATGAAGATAAGTTTATTCTCGTGATTGCTGACGTATCAGGTAAAGGTACCCCCGCATCATTGCTGATGGCAAACATTCAATCCGCAGTTCATTCTTTTCTTAAATTCTATGACGAAGATTTCAAACTTGAACTTGCTACTCAAAAGATAAATGAACTCATTTTCGCAAACACCAATTCTGAAAAGTTTATTACTTTCTTCTGGGGAATACTCGATGTTAGTTCAGGTTCATTCACATACGTAAACGCAGGTCATAATCCTCCGGTCCTGATTAAAAATGATAATGTTGTAAATCTTGATAAAGGTGGACTTATGCTGGGAGTTGTTGATTGTGGTATGAATTATTCCTTCGAAAATGTAAGGATTGATTCAAATGATGTTCTGGTTCTTTATACTGACGGTGTTTCGGAAGCAAGAAATACCGCAAAAGAAGAGTATGGTGAAGAACGTATAATTTCTGTAGTAAAGAAATTTAGGAATAACTCTTCTGAAGAGATACAGAATTTACTTCTTGACGATATTAAGCTTTTCACTAATGGTGAAAATCAGTACGACGACATTACAATGATATTTCTTAAAAAGAACTGA
- a CDS encoding diguanylate cyclase produces MNTFKEVDFAVTLCSKEGIITYMNDKAVRTFERDGGLKLIGTNVLDCHPEPSKSLLAKMLENEMKNVYTIEKNGVKKLIYQTPIYENGVYSGFAELSLELPEHMENFIRNS; encoded by the coding sequence ATGAATACTTTTAAAGAAGTAGATTTTGCAGTGACTTTATGCTCAAAAGAAGGCATAATAACTTACATGAATGATAAAGCCGTGCGTACTTTTGAAAGAGATGGAGGATTGAAACTCATTGGTACTAATGTCCTCGATTGTCATCCCGAACCCTCCAAATCACTCCTCGCAAAAATGCTTGAAAACGAAATGAAAAATGTTTACACAATCGAAAAAAACGGGGTTAAAAAGTTGATCTACCAAACACCCATTTATGAGAACGGCGTTTATTCAGGATTTGCTGAATTGTCTTTGGAACTCCCTGAACACATGGAGAATTTCATTCGGAACTCATAG
- the groL gene encoding chaperonin GroEL (60 kDa chaperone family; promotes refolding of misfolded polypeptides especially under stressful conditions; forms two stacked rings of heptamers to form a barrel-shaped 14mer; ends can be capped by GroES; misfolded proteins enter the barrel where they are refolded when GroES binds), with protein MAAKIISFDTEARSALLKGVDKLANAVKVTLGPKGRNVIIDKKFGAPTVTKDGVTVAKEIELEDPIENMGAQMVKEVASKTSDIAGDGTTTATVLAQSLFKEGLKNVTGGANPMDLKRGIDFAVEELVKGLKELSQPIKENKEIAQVGSISANNDPTIGKLIADAMDKVGKDGVITVEEAKGTDTNLDVVEGMQFDRGYLSPYFVTNADNMEAELEDPLILIHDKKISTMKDLLPILEKVAQQGRSLLIIAEDLEGEALATLVVNKLRGTLKIAAVKAPGFGDRRKAMLEDIAILTNGTVISEEQGYKLENATVSYLGTAKRVVIDKDNTTIVEGAGKNEDIKKRINEIKAQIEKTTSDYDKEKLQERLAKLSGGVAVLKIGAATEVEMKEKKARVEDALHATRAAVEEGIVPGGGVALLRVTNKLDKIKNTNQDIMLGVNIVRRAIEEPIRQIVFNAGEEGSVIVNKVKEGKGGYGYNAATEEYEDLVKAGVIDPTKVTRVALENAASVAALLLMTEATVCEKPEKEKMPMMPPGGGMGDMGGMY; from the coding sequence ATGGCAGCAAAAATAATTAGTTTTGATACAGAAGCAAGGTCTGCCCTTTTAAAGGGTGTTGATAAACTTGCTAATGCAGTTAAGGTTACCTTAGGTCCAAAAGGACGTAACGTAATCATCGACAAAAAGTTCGGCGCACCAACAGTCACTAAAGACGGTGTTACTGTCGCAAAGGAAATCGAACTTGAAGACCCTATCGAAAACATGGGTGCACAAATGGTTAAAGAAGTTGCTTCTAAGACTTCAGACATAGCAGGTGACGGTACTACTACAGCAACAGTTCTTGCTCAGTCTCTCTTCAAAGAAGGCTTGAAAAACGTTACTGGCGGTGCGAACCCTATGGACTTAAAAAGAGGTATTGATTTCGCAGTTGAAGAATTAGTAAAAGGTCTTAAAGAATTGTCTCAGCCTATCAAAGAGAATAAAGAAATAGCACAGGTTGGTTCAATATCTGCTAATAACGACCCTACAATAGGAAAGCTTATCGCCGATGCTATGGATAAAGTCGGAAAAGACGGCGTAATCACTGTTGAAGAAGCTAAAGGTACCGATACAAACCTCGACGTAGTTGAAGGTATGCAGTTCGACAGAGGTTACCTTTCACCTTACTTCGTTACAAACGCTGATAATATGGAAGCTGAACTCGAAGACCCGCTCATTTTAATACACGACAAGAAGATTTCTACCATGAAAGACCTTCTCCCGATACTTGAGAAAGTTGCTCAGCAAGGCAGAAGCCTCCTGATTATCGCAGAGGACCTTGAAGGTGAAGCTCTTGCAACTTTAGTTGTAAACAAATTAAGAGGTACATTAAAGATTGCAGCAGTTAAAGCTCCGGGCTTTGGCGATAGAAGAAAAGCTATGCTCGAAGATATCGCAATCTTAACAAACGGTACTGTTATCTCCGAAGAACAGGGTTATAAACTCGAAAACGCTACAGTATCTTACCTCGGTACTGCAAAGAGAGTCGTTATTGATAAAGATAACACTACAATCGTTGAAGGAGCAGGAAAGAATGAAGATATTAAGAAGAGAATCAATGAAATAAAAGCTCAGATTGAAAAAACTACATCAGATTACGATAAAGAAAAGTTACAGGAAAGACTCGCAAAACTTTCTGGCGGTGTTGCAGTTCTGAAAATTGGTGCTGCTACAGAAGTTGAAATGAAAGAAAAGAAAGCAAGAGTCGAAGACGCACTTCATGCAACAAGAGCCGCAGTCGAAGAAGGTATCGTCCCCGGCGGTGGTGTAGCTCTCTTAAGAGTTACAAATAAACTCGATAAGATTAAAAACACCAATCAGGATATTATGCTCGGTGTAAATATCGTAAGAAGAGCAATTGAAGAACCTATCAGACAGATAGTATTCAACGCAGGCGAAGAAGGTTCAGTCATCGTGAACAAGGTTAAAGAAGGAAAAGGCGGATATGGTTACAACGCAGCAACAGAAGAATACGAAGACCTCGTAAAAGCTGGTGTCATCGACCCGACTAAGGTCACAAGAGTAGCACTTGAAAACGCAGCATCTGTCGCAGCTTTACTCTTAATGACCGAAGCTACTGTATGCGAGAAACCCGAAAAGGAAAAAATGCCTATGATGCCTCCTGGAGGTGGAATGGGTGATATGGGCGGAATGTATTAA
- a CDS encoding thermonuclease family protein, whose protein sequence is MKIKGRIYLLTVLVFLISEFSFAQKQNDSIYIIAEDEITKVTDGDTFRFKNLTKPTRLLFIDTEETFKGKDSDEKIKQIADKWLEHYYEQKQEKKSEYPIKLESPFGMQTTEWAKEFFKNVTRVRIEKDDTLRGEDMFGRYLVYLMAEKNGKYVNYALECVKQGYSPYFNKYGNSGRFHREFVEAQEYAKANRLGIWNPSSKCYPDYEERIKWWNERAEEIVYFYSNYGNDLSVINLLNGDAQKRLKDAVGKEVTVFGNIGEVNIDRFPYLLRNSISKKVSLDILIDYKDVEVYNAIDVKRMESNYFYCTGRIEDRDRRYKMYVTNKEQVRFK, encoded by the coding sequence ATGAAGATAAAAGGAAGAATATATTTATTAACTGTATTAGTTTTTCTAATTTCAGAGTTTTCATTTGCACAAAAGCAAAACGATTCGATTTATATTATTGCTGAGGATGAGATAACAAAGGTTACTGACGGTGATACATTCAGGTTTAAGAACTTAACAAAACCTACACGCCTTCTTTTTATAGATACTGAAGAAACATTCAAAGGTAAGGACTCAGATGAAAAGATAAAACAAATTGCAGACAAGTGGCTCGAGCATTATTATGAGCAGAAACAGGAAAAGAAATCAGAATATCCAATTAAACTCGAATCTCCATTCGGAATGCAGACGACTGAATGGGCTAAAGAATTTTTTAAAAATGTAACACGAGTTAGGATTGAAAAGGATGACACACTAAGGGGTGAAGATATGTTCGGAAGGTATCTTGTATATCTGATGGCAGAAAAGAACGGGAAGTATGTTAATTATGCGCTGGAATGCGTCAAGCAGGGGTATAGTCCATATTTCAACAAATACGGAAACAGCGGCAGATTCCACAGGGAGTTTGTGGAAGCACAGGAATATGCAAAGGCAAACAGACTCGGGATTTGGAATCCATCCAGCAAATGCTATCCTGATTATGAAGAACGAATTAAATGGTGGAATGAACGAGCAGAAGAGATTGTGTACTTTTATTCAAATTATGGGAATGATTTGAGTGTCATTAATCTGCTGAACGGTGATGCTCAAAAGAGGCTGAAGGATGCTGTAGGTAAAGAAGTTACTGTTTTCGGAAACATAGGTGAAGTCAATATTGATAGGTTTCCTTACTTACTGAGAAATTCAATCTCAAAGAAAGTTTCGCTTGACATTCTTATAGATTATAAAGATGTAGAAGTGTATAATGCAATAGATGTTAAGAGAATGGAAAGTAATTATTTCTATTGCACGGGTAGGATTGAAGATAGGGATCGCAGGTATAAAATGTACGTTACAAATAAAGAACAAGTAAGGTTTAAGTAA
- the mgtE gene encoding magnesium transporter, which translates to MIGKLIQPEIEQLIESRNWMTLREIFSDMHPSEVADVISDIPEKDRGIVFRILPKDNSAKTFEYLEFDIQEALLKSLGQEEVAEILNEMSPDDRTELLEDLPGPVVKKLIRLLSPEEKSIAVKLLGYPEESVGRIMTPDFISIKSGWNIASVMNHLREVGDKVEYIDTIFVTDESGKLLDEITLKEILLAKPETKVEELMNETYVSIKVTDNQELAIEMFKEYDLYVLPVVNYENYLVGIVTADDVIDVIEEEATEDIQKFGGMEALDDPYISAPLMEMVRKRAGWLIILFLGEMLTATAMAFFEHEIAKAVVLAMFIPLIISSGGNSGSQAATLTIRAMALGEISLADWWKVMRREVLSGFLLGSILGVIGFTRILIWNSISNIYGEHWVLIGLTLAFTLVGVVLLGTLSGSMLPFILRRLGLDPATSSAPFVATLVDVSGLLIYFSIATLLLTGTLL; encoded by the coding sequence ATGATCGGTAAATTAATTCAACCTGAAATAGAGCAATTAATTGAAAGCCGCAACTGGATGACACTCAGAGAGATATTTTCTGATATGCATCCATCCGAGGTAGCTGATGTGATTTCAGATATTCCCGAAAAAGACAGGGGAATAGTGTTCAGAATACTTCCGAAGGATAATTCAGCGAAGACTTTTGAATACCTGGAATTTGACATACAGGAAGCTCTGTTGAAATCGCTAGGTCAGGAGGAAGTAGCAGAAATACTGAATGAGATGTCACCTGACGACAGAACGGAACTCCTTGAAGATTTACCGGGACCTGTTGTAAAGAAACTTATCCGTTTACTTTCACCTGAAGAAAAATCGATAGCAGTCAAACTTCTCGGATATCCCGAAGAAAGTGTAGGCCGTATCATGACACCTGATTTCATATCAATTAAATCAGGTTGGAATATCGCCAGTGTTATGAATCATCTTCGCGAAGTAGGGGACAAAGTTGAATACATTGATACAATATTTGTAACGGATGAAAGCGGAAAACTACTTGATGAAATAACGCTCAAGGAAATATTACTCGCAAAACCGGAAACGAAGGTAGAAGAATTAATGAATGAAACATACGTGAGCATAAAAGTCACGGATAATCAGGAACTTGCAATAGAGATGTTTAAGGAATATGACCTTTATGTTCTTCCAGTAGTCAATTATGAAAATTACCTTGTCGGAATAGTAACGGCAGATGACGTTATTGACGTTATTGAAGAAGAAGCGACTGAGGACATACAGAAATTCGGCGGTATGGAAGCTCTTGATGATCCTTATATATCGGCACCTCTAATGGAAATGGTACGAAAAAGAGCAGGATGGTTAATAATATTATTTTTGGGCGAAATGCTTACAGCGACAGCAATGGCATTTTTTGAACATGAAATAGCAAAAGCAGTAGTACTTGCAATGTTTATACCTCTCATAATTTCAAGCGGCGGTAACTCGGGTTCACAGGCAGCAACATTGACGATACGTGCTATGGCATTGGGAGAAATCTCACTTGCGGACTGGTGGAAAGTAATGCGACGTGAGGTATTATCAGGGTTTTTACTTGGGAGTATATTGGGTGTGATAGGATTTACAAGGATATTAATTTGGAATTCAATTTCTAATATTTATGGTGAGCATTGGGTTTTAATAGGATTGACCTTAGCATTTACTCTAGTAGGTGTAGTCTTATTAGGAACTTTATCGGGTTCAATGCTGCCTTTTATACTTAGAAGGTTAGGATTAGATCCTGCAACATCATCGGCACCTTTTGTTGCGACACTTGTTGACGTATCAGGATTGCTCATATACTTCTCTATTGCCACACTTTTACTGACAGGAACACTCTTATAA
- a CDS encoding STAS domain-containing protein: protein MDEFSITDKKQEDIAIISLNGFLDAHTSNILEKKFEELLSSGNFKIVVDFSALTYISSAGLGVFMAYIENMRNNGGDIKLCSMSDKIFNIFDMLGFPVLFNITKNENEAVTKFNQAD from the coding sequence ATGGACGAATTTTCAATAACAGATAAGAAACAGGAAGACATTGCAATTATTTCCTTGAATGGATTTCTTGATGCGCATACTTCAAACATACTGGAAAAAAAGTTCGAGGAGCTGTTATCTTCCGGAAACTTTAAAATTGTAGTTGATTTTTCCGCTCTTACGTACATTAGCAGTGCGGGATTAGGAGTTTTTATGGCTTACATTGAAAATATGAGAAATAACGGCGGTGATATTAAACTTTGCAGTATGAGTGACAAGATTTTTAACATTTTCGATATGCTGGGTTTTCCTGTGCTTTTCAACATTACAAAAAACGAAAATGAAGCTGTTACAAAATTTAATCAAGCTGATTAG
- a CDS encoding ATP-binding protein has product MKLLQNLIKLISLVDKNDKITITSSTKNLHLVRQFIEKKGESLKIDPKVLNQILVSVDEACTNIIKHNYKYNENNFIDVETNVKDKQFIVTLIYKGDSFDPTKKINPDMKEYFAKYKVGGLGIPLMKKSMDKIEFYHKEPNLNSLVLVKVI; this is encoded by the coding sequence ATGAAGCTGTTACAAAATTTAATCAAGCTGATTAGTCTTGTGGACAAGAATGATAAAATAACGATTACCAGTTCAACTAAGAACCTTCATCTGGTGAGACAGTTTATTGAGAAAAAAGGCGAGTCTCTTAAAATTGACCCTAAAGTTCTCAACCAGATTCTTGTCTCCGTCGATGAAGCTTGCACTAACATTATCAAACATAATTATAAATATAATGAGAACAATTTTATTGATGTCGAAACCAATGTTAAAGACAAACAATTTATTGTTACCCTGATATACAAAGGTGATTCATTTGATCCTACAAAGAAAATCAACCCGGATATGAAAGAATATTTTGCAAAGTATAAAGTGGGAGGTCTCGGGATACCACTAATGAAGAAATCGATGGACAAAATTGAATTCTACCACAAAGAACCCAACTTGAACTCTCTCGTACTTGTAAAAGTGATTTAG